Part of the Primulina huaijiensis isolate GDHJ02 chromosome 15, ASM1229523v2, whole genome shotgun sequence genome is shown below.
ACATTAGACAAGTGTAAAATTTatgacaaaaataaaacatggaGGTTCTCAGATAATTGATGATTCtatgaaattcaaattttacaatACAATGtaatttcattttgatattgttGCACTGGTCAAAAGACCAGGCATTAAAATTGTCTTCCTTGATGATTGTTCCTTCGAGTGTGAGATACAATCTAACCATTTCAGAGATTTGTTCCTTGTTTCTATCATAAGCAGATTACATTTGTGCTAGGACAATTCAACAGCTCATCACATACATTGGTACCTTTAGAAAATCATATCTAAATACTCAAAATCTAAGAACTAAGCGAACCGCGTTGTGACCAAGAACTATGACTTCAAAACTAGAGTACTAGACCAACCAGAATCTAGTGCAGAAAACATGTCCAACCACCCCATCATGTATATAGACAAGATAAAAAGTTGAAATAGAACTGTGTAAAATGGTGTTGAAATGAACTGTGTTGACACATGGAATTAGGAATTCCATTGATCAACTACACTTGAAAAATCGATCAGAGAAGCATTTGCTTTGAATAAACATCAAGATTCAGTCAAAGCTCAGATGTACAAGTCTTTTAAATAGCAAGCTGGTTAAGAGGAGAGACATAGTTGTCAATCGCTCAAAGCGCCCCGTAGCGCAAAGGTTGCTCATGGCTATAGCGCATAGCGAATAGCGTAGCGAGAGTTATTTGAAAGTAAAACGTcacaattatataaatatataatatatagcaTATAGTAACATCAATTCAAAAACCTTAATTTCCAGCATATATTCCTTcaactttaattttaaaatcctaaaacctgaaattattttaagttttttcatttaaatatcataGAAGACacaaaaataaagcaaaaaatgcagaaaaatataatttacagCAAAAACTTAACGAAGTACATgccaaaaaaaccaaaattagaaagaaaaaaaaaaggacagAAAATAAGCATGCAGCTTTGCTTTGCAATAACGCCGCTATTTCAGCTATCGCGATTGTCGCTATAGTGCCAAAAGCGAGGAGAGTGAGCGCTATTGCAAAATCCATGGCGCGTAGCGGTCCGTAGCGATGTGGTGTCGCTTCGCTACGCTATTCGCTATAACGAGGGCTACGGGGGCTATTGACAACTATGAGGAGAGATAATAATGGCTACCAAATATGTCACCAAAAGAACACAAAAGGAAGACTTGAAAAAAGCTCTAGATACTTCAGGGGGAAAAGAATGAAAGTAGAAAATAATATTCTCTCATACAAAGAaggaaatatttgttttaaactgAATTCATAGTTTTTCCTAGCAAAAACATGAAGATCTTTCAAGAGACGATGAATCAAAATTCTGTGATTCAAGTACAGCCAAAGAAATGCTCACCTTATTTTTGATATGTGATAATGAGTTCAAGTGCTGGTGACAATAATAAACTACAAGTTTGAAAACAACCATAATCGATTCTAATCGTCATAATTATTACTAATTACTAATGCAAACCAAATCCATTTCATCCCAATGACCAAAGCTTATCAGCTTATTATTTGCATCTTGATAGCTCATGTCAGTGTATAAGCTTTGTTCTTTTGAAATAAGTCCCAACACGAAACAATGCGAACAAATTTCACACCAAATAGGCTGAACCCTCCCATTAGATCATAACACTgtcacaattttttttcaaaaacattacttttattgtgatcGGGATTGGAATGTTGAGCAAATCAAGCTTGACGTCAATGGGTGCATAAGCACCATGAGCCCATAATCATTAATATGTGAAGCACACTAAAAAGTGCCAAGAGATTTAAACATCGAGATGAACCCTTCACTAAAAGGCTGCCGCCTCTCGGCGCATACCTCGTGTGCTGCAATAACTATGTCAGAACCTAGTCGATCACACCTAATCcaaaaacattaaaacataatattttgaatttagatATACAAAATACTATTATATATAACATCCAATGATTACTTTCCAAAATATCGATCATCGATAACAAATTTGATGCACTTCACCAAATGTTCACAATCCCTGCATTTTAGGCACTCAAGAAGCACCTCAAGCTTTTAAAACATTCTATTGCTTTTCAATGCTGAGACACATGATTCATTAAGGGCTGCTCCTTAACTTGCGCCTTGCAGCACTTTGCACTACGAGCATGCCTCTAGCACTTTTAATAactagatttttttaatttggcaAACCTCAATCACTTAGAATGCAATGTTCCGGACACAAAGTGTTGTGATTACTTATGAGCACGAGTGTTTTTCTATAAGGAATTTTGAGTGTAATAGGAAATAAGAACTCTAAAACTTTCCAAAATTgagatattttttaatttcagcATTCCAATCATAATGTACATtaacaaaaaacaaacaagCTAAAGTCAAGGTTCGGCAGACATCTGTCTGTCGTATGAGTAGACTAAGATAAATTACGACAGCATATTGAGACAAACATCTGACACCATTGTTTTTTTAGATTGATAGGGAGCAAAAGGAGCTATAGTTTGAACATATTAATGACagaataaacttttatattttgcaCTGCAGATTGAATAGAGCATTTATCATTTGTCCACCAAGACGTATTTTATGGCATATTTCTAACAGAAGAGTCAAAACCCAAAAGAACGTCTTAAGCTTACGTGAAATTGTATAATTGCTTGCAAAATCGATGTGGTTTGTAACATTAACAGGCTGGAAACTGAGGAGCCCTCCACTCACTGATCAGTGTGCATGATCAACCCAATGGTATTCGCGTTCCTTTTCCAGGTTGCCAACAAGGACAAGAGTGCCAATGAAGTACGCAAACCAAAAACACTCCATTGGGAGATCTTCTTGAATTTATATGTCATTCAACAAATTATTGGGAATAGATGTGCAATTGTGACAAAGTGCTATTCAATAACTCTCATTTACCAAATAATCAACTATTCAATAGACGACTTTTAAATAAAGAATGCCAACCAGCTACGCTCAGTGCATGCACAACCGCAAAATTGAACAGTGAAATAGGGGGAAAACGCAATATAAACAACTTATACATATTCAActgaaaaatcttgaaaaaaggGTATGGCTGACCTTTTCGATCACCAGTAGCAGCAGCATGATCCACCTGATGTTCCTCCTCAAACTGTTCCGCAGATCCCACAGAAACAACGGGACGGTTGCCCTCCGCGATATCCTTCTCGTCAGGATACCTCACGACGACCACGGGACACACACAATGTCTCACGCAGTAATCACTCACACTCCCGAGCCTCCCATTATGTCCCCTCTTCGCCGCACCAAATCCCCTGCTCCCCGTGATCAATGCGCTCAATCCAAGCCTCTCAACCTCCAGACAAAGCCTCTCTTTCAGGTCATGATCCTTCACAATGTGAATTTTGAACGGTATGTGCGCCTCCACAAGCGGCTGAGCGAGATCAGCCGCCTTGGAGGTTGTAAAAGCGTCAAAGTCGTCTTCAAGCTTTCGTTGAGATTCCTCGTTGCCAGTATCGACTATAGAAAGATCAACAGATCCCCAGTCAGCGCCGTACAGGACGGAGGTGGGGCGTACATGCACCAGAATGACGGCGTCTCCTGGGCGGATGTAATTATGGACTGCCCATTTAACGGCGAGTTCGGACTCATCGCTTAGATCGACGGCGATGCCGATCTTGCGCTGGGCGTTGGCGGTAGGGGTTTCAGTGGCGAGAGGGGTGGTGGGAGGTGGGAAGCGAGGGGAGGAGGACCGGACCTTGATGGAGGCGAGCGACGGCAGATCGGAATCCGGCGGGAGGTGCTGCATTTTCGGTGGGAAAATAGGGGGGTTAGGGTTTTGATTGGGTTACTTCTAATTGGAAGGTTGACTGGGTGGAGATCAGATCAGCTGGGAAGCTTAGGGGACGCATTCATTCATAGATTTAGTTTCCTTATTAACAAGTGAGCCACAGCTTCTAAAAATTCCTTTTTGGTCCtccatttttatgtattttctcAATCTACTcgatcaaatttttttcaaatgtcCCGAGTTAATCCTtcattttacataatttttttcgtTTTAGTTTCAGGTTAATTAtacgataaaaaataaaaaaaataaacatttaattcATAATAACTAAAATcgagaaatataaaaaaaatggtatTTTAGAAGTAGGCGACAGACACGATCTTAACCTTCCTTGAATCTATCCGTAGTTACCCAAGCTTTCATTTTCAATCTTTGCTAGTAGTTTTTtccctcgatttttttttcaactcaTCACAATTACTTCCATATCTtccttgtttaaaaatatattcatgtTTATATTGTATCTAATttgatatatcaaaattatcgACGTGTGTACATGTTTcatttggcaaaaaaaaaaaattaactaaatcggataaaataaataaaatgaaggaTTAACTCGGGACTGAATTGAGAAAGTACAATAAAATGAGAGACTATATAGAGAATTATCCTCTAAATTCCATCCAATCCATTTTAATGCTAAAATTAATGGGATGATCAAAtccagaaaacaaacgaaaaatCGATACTTAATTTAATTCGAGTCAATCGAAAAATAGAGGACTAAATCGAGAACATTACCTAAAATGATGGACTACATTGATAATTATCCCTATATTTGTATTCTAGTATTTAATATTGTTTGCTAACAGCTTGATTTCCTTGACCAAAAAAAATCATCGTTATTTCCCATGTTTATTCAACCATAAATTATGTACAATGTCTCTAGTGAAAATAAGCAACTTTATGTTGCTGTTTTCAGTTTTTGGGCCTGGAATTGGGTCCTAGAAGATTGTTATTGGGCTGGGCCGGATCCAATTTATC
Proteins encoded:
- the LOC140959220 gene encoding universal stress protein PHOS34-like, whose product is MQHLPPDSDLPSLASIKVRSSSPRFPPPTTPLATETPTANAQRKIGIAVDLSDESELAVKWAVHNYIRPGDAVILVHVRPTSVLYGADWGSVDLSIVDTGNEESQRKLEDDFDAFTTSKAADLAQPLVEAHIPFKIHIVKDHDLKERLCLEVERLGLSALITGSRGFGAAKRGHNGRLGSVSDYCVRHCVCPVVVVRYPDEKDIAEGNRPVVSVGSAEQFEEEHQVDHAAATGDRKDS